In Pikeienuella piscinae, the sequence CGCCTCCGGCTACGCCGCCTGTTTCCTCGGCGCGATGAAGGTGGTCGCTGGCGACGTGAAGGTGAATGTCCCCGACGACGCGAACGTCAAGGCGACGGTCGGCATCGGCCCGCGCTCCGAAGGCGGCTTCGGCCTCGACGTGGCGCTGGAGATCGACCTGCCCGGCGTCGATGCTGCCGACGCCAAGAAACTGGTCGACCAGGCGCATCAGGTCTGCCCCTACTCGAACGCCACCCGCAACAACCTTGACGTGAAGCTCAGCCTCGCCTGAGCGATACGGCGCCGCCGACAATCCGCTGATCGGCGGCGGCGCCAGCCAGCGGCTACAATGTCCTTCAGGCGGACAAAACTGCCGACACGACGGAAAAGAGATTGATTTCCAAGACAACAATGCAAGGGGGACTTTAGCGTGTTCCACGCACCGCCCAAGCTCTTGCAGCAAGTAAAATCATCCCATCGGGGTCTGTTGGCAAGGTTTCAATCAGACGACGTTTCAATCGTTGGCGCTCCCCGTCATCCAAAGAAGCGCAATACCCGGGCGCCGGCGCAATTCCGGATAGAAAGGGAGTCCAGTAATCATCGAAATCCGCGAAAGGCGTCACGATGTCGATTGGCGCAGTTGCAACATCTCGCAAACCGGCGCCCGAAAACAGATCGGCAAGTGCCGCTGGTCGACAAATCGGAAAACGAACACCTTCGTCTTTCTCGCTGGCGGCCGGGTCGAGCGCGATGGCGGCGTCCCAGAAATAGCGCATGAATTGAACGTGACCCGAATAGTCCCACACATACGCCGCAACCGTTCCGCCTTCGTCGACGGAGCGCACAAGCTCAGCCATCGCCTTCTCTTTTTCCGGGATGAAATTGAGAACAAGCCCTGAAACGGCGAAATCGACCATGCCGTCGTTCACCGGGACCTTCTCGCCGGAACCAGGCAGAAACTTTGCGCGTTCATCGCTTATGCTTTCTCGCGCGAGCGTCAGAAAGCCCTCCGATGGCTCCACGCCGACAACGGAATGCGGATCACAATCCCGCAATATCTGCGACGTAAGCGCACCTGTCCCGCAGCCAAGATCAAGCCATCGCAATCCGCGCGGCGCGTCCAGCCAGGACAAGAATTTTTTGCCTGTCTGCCGGCTCCATCTGCCGACATACATCTCGTAAGCGTCGCCGTCCGTCCACTTGTCAGGCATGATCATATCCTCAGCGTGAACCAATTGGGTTACACTGTAGCATAGGACAATCGTGGAATCCGCTTTGGGCTTCCAGCCCGTGTCGAACCGGTTACGCCGCTATCGCCATGAGAGCATCACGACGAAACCGGTTGCCATTGCGAATCCGCCGCCGCGCAATTTTCGAAAGCTGACCGCGGGCGGGGCTCAGGCCCCGCGCGCCATCGCCGCGACGCCGGTGCGCGCGACTTCCTCCAGCCCCAGCGGGCGCATCAGATCGACGAAGGCGTCGATCTTCTTCACGTCGCCGGTCAGCTCGAAGACGAAGCTCTCCAGCGTGGTGTCGACCACCTTGGCGCGAAAAACGTCCGCGAGGCGCATCGCCTCGACCCGCTTCTCGCCCGTCCCGGCGACCTTGACCAGCGCCAGCTCGCGCTCGACGGCCGGCCCCTCGACCGTCAGGTCGTGGACGCCGTGCACCGGCACGATGCGCGACAACTGCGCCTTGATCTGCTCGATCACCTGCGGCGTGCCGGTGGTGACGATGGTGATGCGGCTGAGATGGCCGAGATGGTCGGTCTCCGCCACCGTCAGGCTCTCGATATTGTAGCCGCGCCCGGAGAAGAGCCCGATGACCCGCGCCAGCACGCCGGCCTCGTTGTCGACGATCACCGAGAGCGTGTGCCGCTCCTCGACATCGGAAAAAGTCGGCCGGAGGTTATAGGCGCTCTTTCGGGAAGAGCCTTTCTTGATGGCGAGGGCGTTCATCGGGCGTCTCTCTCACTCTCATGTATCGGGGCGCGGCGACGGGCCGCCGCGCCGGTCTCCGGCGTCGGGGTCAGACCAGCACCGCGCCTGCGTTCTCGATCGCGCCGGCCGTCTCCGCCGCGCCGAGCAGCATCTCGTTATGCGCCTTGCCGGAGGGGATCATCGGGAAGCAGTTCTCGTGCTTCTCGACCAGGCAGTCGAAGATTACCGGCCCGTCATAGGCCAGCATCTCCTCGATCGCATCGTCCAGCCCGTCCGGATCGGAGCAGCGGATGCCCTTGCAGCCGAACGCGTCCGCCAGCTTTACGAAATCCGGCAGCGCCTCCGAATAGCTGTGCGAGTAGCGTTCGCCGTGCAGCAATTCCTGCCATTGCCGGACCATGCCGAGGCGCTCGTTGTTCATGATGAACTGCTTGACCGGCAGGCGAAACTGCACCGCCGTCGACATCTCCTGCATGTTCATCATCCACGAAGCCTCGCCGGCGACGTTGATCACCAGCGCGTCCGGGTGCGCGATCTGCACGCCGACGGAGGCCGGCAGGCCATAGCCCATCGTGCCGAGCCCGCCCGAGGTCATCCAGCGGTTCGGGTCCTCGAAGCCGAGATACTGCGCCGCCCACATCTGGTGCTGGCCGACCTCGGTGGTGACGTAGCGATCGCGGCCCTTGGTCAGCGCCTCCAGCCGCTGGAGCGCGTATTGCGGCTTGATCGTGGTTTTGGACGGCGCGTAGCCGAAGCAGTCGACTGCGCGCCAGCCGTCGATCACGCCCCACCATTTCTTCACTCCCTCGGCGCGCGTCTTGGCGCCGCGGGCTTTCCAGATCTTCAGCATGTCCTCCAGCACGTGGCCGACATCGCCGACGATGGGCACGTCGACGCGAATGTTCTTGTTGATCGAGGACGGGTCGATATCGATATGGATCTTCTTCGATTTCGGGCTGAACGCCTCCACGAGCCCGGTGATCCGGTCGTCGAACCGCGCGCCGATGCAGATCATCACGTCGGCGCCATGCATCGCCAGATTCGCCTCGTAGGCGCCATGCATGCCCAGCATGCCGAGCCAGTTGTCGCCCGAAGCCGGATAGCAGCCGAGCCCCATCAGCGTCGAGGTGATCGGGAAGCCGGTCCGCGCGACCAGTTCGCGCAGGAGCTGGCTGGCGCCGGGGCCGGAATTCACCACCCCGCCGCCGGTATAAATGATCGGCCGCTCCGCTGTCTCGATCAGCACGACAGCCTCCTCGATCATGGCGATATCGCCCTTCATGATCGGCTGGTAGTGCGACGGCTTCGCGCCCTTCAGCCCGGCGTAGCGGCCGGAGGCGAACTGGACATCCTTCGGAATGTCGATCAGCACCGGTCCGGGACGCCCCGAGGTCGCGACATGGAACGCCTCGTGAATGATCTCGCCCAGCTTCGACGGGTCCTTCGCCAGCCAGTTATGCTTGGTGCAGGGCCGCGTGATGCCGACGGTGTCGGCCTCCTGGAACGCGTCGTTGCCGATCAGGAAGGTCGGCACCTGCCCGGAAAGACAGATGATCGGGATCGAATCCATCAGCGCGTCGGTCAGCCCCGTCACCGCGTTGGTCGCGCCCGGGCCGGAGGTGACGAGCAGAACGCCGGGCTTGCCGGTGGAGCGCGCATAGCCCTCCGCCGCGTGCGCCGCGCCCTGCTCGTGCCGGACGAGGATGTGGCGGATGTCGTTCTGCTGGAAAATCTCGTCATAGATCGGAAGGACGGCGCCGCCCGGATAGCCGAATACGGTGTCCACACCCTGATCCTTCAGAGCCTGAACCACGATCTGTGCGCCGGTTTTCTCACGCGACATCGTCTCTCTCCGTCTCCGCCCCGCCTGTCGTCGTCCGGGGTCGTTCAGCCAATAAAAAAGGCCCCGTCGGGGCCCATGCGCGCACTCTCGCCGGATGTCCTACATCCGCCGGGGGGCGCGCTTCGCAATTACGAGAATGCAGCTTCGCATCGTGCCTCTCCAAGTTTGCGCTTCCCGCTTAGCCGCCCCGGGCGGAAGGGTCAACCCGAAAGCAGGAAAGAAAACTGCGAATTTTTCGATCCTGAGACATTTAACGGCGCTGATGGGCCAATTTCAGCAACTTTCGGAAATTCTGCTCAGCCCGACTCGGCTTTCGGCCAGTCATTCATGCGGCTGCGCGCCCAAGTCATCTGCCGCTTGGCGTAGTTTCGCGTCGCCCGCCGGGCGCGCTCGGCGGCCTCATCCAGGCCGATCTCGCCGTCGAGATGGGCGAAAAGCGCCGGCGCGCCGACCGCCTTCATCGCCGGCAGCGCCGGGTTGAGCCGGCGCGCCCGCATCGCCCGCGCCTCCTCCAGAACGCCCTCGGCCAGCATCGCGTCGAACCGCCGGTCGAGCCGCGCATAGAGCGCGCCGCGCTCGGGCAGGATCAGCATGCGATCGGCGTCGCCGATCAGCGGCGGGCCGGTCTCTTCGCGCCAGGAGGCGAGGCCGCGGCCCGTCGCCTCCAGCACTTCGAGCGCGCGCGCGACCCGCATCGGGTTCTGCAGGTCGGCCGTGGCGGCGGTTTCCGGGTCCCGCGCCGTCAACTCATGCGCCAGCGCCGCGAGGCCCTCCGCCGTCAGTCGCGCCGCCACCCCGGCGCGCACCGTCTCGGGAACCTGCGGGATCGGCGCGAGCCCCTGCGTCGCCGCCGCAAAATAGAGGCCGGTGCCCCCGACGATCACCGGGCGAAGCCCGGCCTCGCGCGCTTCGGTCAACGTCAGGGCGAGATCGCGCAGCCAGTCGCCGACCGAATAGCGCCGCGCCGGATCGACATGACCATAAAGGCGATGCGGCGCCAGGCCCTCATCCGCCGCCGAAGGGCGCGCCGTCAGGATGCGCCAGCCCGCGTAGACCTGACTCGCGTCCGCATTGACGACGACGCCGCCTTCCGCCGCCGCCTTTAGCGCGAATGCGGACTTTCCCGCCCCTGTCGGCCCCGCGATCAGCAATGGGCGCATGGCCGCTCCCCCCTTCGATAAACCGGCGCGCCTCACCCCTAGCACCCGCGCCCCGGCGGCGGGAGGGGCGCGCAGGCCCGCCGCCCGCGCAGATCGGGCTTTGCGCATCGCGTTGACCAGCATACCATACTACCATATTTCCAGCCTTGAACCGGCGAAGGCCGGGGCGAAAACCGGCGAGAAGGGAATACCGACGATGGCCCGACTGGACGCGGACAGGCTCTTTCCACTCGACGAACGCGCGCGCGGGCTCGCCCGGGCGCTTTATGACGAGATACGCGCGCTGCCGATCGTCAGCCCGCACGGCCATACCGATCCGCGCTGGTATGCGCTGAACGAACCCTTCCCAGATCCGGCGCAACTCTTCATCACCCCGGACCACTACGTGTTCCGGATGCTCTTCTCGCAGGGCGTGGCGCTGGAGGCGCTCGGCGTTCCCCGCATCGACGGCGGCCCGGTGGAGACGGACGGGCGGAAGATCTGGCGCCTCTTCGCCGCGAATTATCACCTTTTCCGCGCCACCCCCTCGCAGATGTGGCTCGACCAGGCGTTTCAGGATGTCTTCGGCTTCGATGAGCAGCTTTCAGAAGCGACCGCCGACGCCGCGTACGATCATATCGCCGAGCGCCTCCAGCGTCCCGACTACCGCCCCCGCGCGCTTTTCGAGCGTTTCGGGATCGAGGTGATCGCGACCACCGAGAGCCCGCTCGACGACCTCGAATGGCACCGGATGATCCGCGATTCGGACTGGGGCGGCCGCGTCGTCACCGCCTATCGGCCCGACGCGGTAATCGACCCCGAAACCCCGGATTTCGCCGCCAATATCGTCCGTCTCGGCGAGATGACCGGCGAGGATGCGACGACATGGGAGGGGTATCTCGCCGCCCACCGCGCCCGGCGCGCCTTTTTCAAGTCGATGGGCGCCACCTCCACCGATCACGGCCACGCCACCGCGCGGACCGAGGACATGAAGCAGCAAGACGCCGCGGCGCTGTTCCGCAAGGCGCTGACAGGCGATTGCAGCGCCGCCGAGGCCGACGCCTTTCGCGGCCAGATGCTGACCGAAATGGCGCGGATGAGCCTCGACGACGGGCTGGTGATGCAGATCCATCCGGGGAGCTTCCGCAACCATTCCGCCCCGATCATGGCGCGTTTCGGGCGCGACAAGGGGTTCGACATCCCGACCCGCACCGATTACGTCCGCGCCCTGAAACCGCTTCTCGACGCGATGGGAACCGACAAGCGGCTGACGCTGATCCTCTTCGGGCTGGACGAGACCGCCTATTCGCGCGAACTCGCGCCGCTCGCCGGGGTCTACCCGGCGCTGAGGCTCGGCCCCGCCTGGTGGTTCTTCGACAGCTACGAGGGGATGCGCCGCTACCGCGAGACGGTCACCGAGACGGCGGGCTTCTACAACACCGTCGGCTTCAATGACGACACCCGCGCCTTCTGCTCGATCCCGGCCCGCCACGACGTCGCCCGGCGCGTCGACTGCGCCTATCTCGCCACGCTGGTTGCGACCGGGCGGCTGGCCGAGGAAGACGCGCACGAGGTCGCCCATGACCTCGCTTACCGGCTCGCCAAACAGGCTTATCGACTTTGACCGCAGAGCGAGGACGCGCCCCGTGAACCCCTCCGCACCCCGCCTCGCCCGCTCCGCCGCCGCGCGGCCCGGCGCAGGAATCGTCCATCTCGGGCTCGGCGCGTTCTTTCGCGCCCACGGCGCCTTCTACATCGCCGAGGCGATCGCGAAATCCGGCGGCGACTGGGGCGTCGTCGGACTCAGCCTGATGAACCCGGCGATGCGCGACCGGCTCGCGCCGCAGGATTTCGCCTACACCGCCGTCGACCTTGGCCCCGAGGGCGAGATCCCGCGCGTCGTCGAGGTCGTGCGCGACGTCCTCGTCGCCCGCGAGAATCCCGAAGCGGCGCTCGCCGCGATGGCCGATCCCGCCATCCGCATCGTCAGCCTTACCGTCACCGAAAAGGGCTATTGCCATGAGCCGGCGACCGGCCGGCTCAACCCGGATCACCCCGACATCGTTCACGATCTCGCCAACCCGGCCGCGCCGCGCTCCGCGCCCGGCTATCTCGTCCGCGCCCTCGCCCGCCGACGCGAGGCGGGACTGCGCCCCTTCACCGTCCTGACCTGCGACAACCTTCCGCAAAACGGCCGCGTCGTCCGGAGCGTCGTCCTCGATCTCGCCGCGGCGGTCGATCCGGCGTTAGCGGACTGGATCGCGGCCGAGGGGCGCTTCCCCGCCACCATGGTCGACCGCATCGTTCCCGCCACCAGCGCGGCGGACATCGCGCGCGTCACCGAACTCACCGGCTTCGCCGACGCCGCGCCGGTGGTGCACGAGCCCTTTCGCCAATGGGTGATCGAGGACGATTTCGTCGACGGCGCCCGCCCCGACCTCGCCGCCGCCGGCGCGCGGATGGTGAAGGATGTCGCCGCCTTCGAGCACATGAAACTCAGGATGCTGAACGGCGCGCATTCCGCTCTCTCCTATCTCGGCTATCTCGGCGGCCATGAGACCATCGCGGAGACCGTCGCGGACCCGGTCTATGCGCGCTTCGTGAAACGGCTCTGGCGCGACGAGATCATTCCGGCGCTGACCCCGCCGCCCGGCGAAGACCTCCACGCCTACGCCGACGCGCTGTTCTCGCGCTTCGCCAACCCGGCGATCCGTCACCGGACATGGCAGATCGCCATGGACGGCAGCCAGAAACTGCCGCAGCGGATCCTCGGGACCATCGCCGAAAACCGCGTCGCCGGGCGCCCTTGCCCCGGCCTTCACCTCGCGGTCGCGGCCTGGATGCGCTATGTCGGCGGCGTCGATGAAAAGGACGATCCGATCGACGTGAGGGACCCGTTGGCGGAGCGGCTCCGGGCGCTCTCCGACGCCGCTCCGGACGGCCCCGCCAAGGTCGCGGCGCTTCTCGGCCTCCGCCAAATCTTCACCCCGGAACAGGCGGCGGCGATGCGCGATGACGTGAGCGCAGCCTACGCGACGCTGACCCGCCTCGGCGCACGGGCGGCCATCGAAGGAGCCGCATGATGAAGGAGACTTGGCGCTGGTATGGCGGCCTCGACCGCATCGGCCTCGACGAGATCGCCCAGACCGGCGCCGCCGGCGTCGTCACCGCGCTCCACGAGATCCCCTATGGCGCGATCTGGCCGCGCGAGACCATCGCCGCGCGCCGCGCGCAGATCGAAGCCGCCGGGTTCGACTGGACCGTCGTCGAAAGCCTGCCGATTGATGAGCGCATCAAGCGCGGCGAGGGCGATCTCGGCCCGCTTTTCGCCAATTACCGCCAATCCATGGCCAATCTCGCCGCCGAGGGCGTGACGGCGATCTGCTACAATTTCATGCCGCTTCTCGACTGGACGCGCACCGACCTCGCCGCGCCCGTGGCGCGCGGGGGAACCTGCCTTCGGTTCTCCGCCCCGAAGATGGCGGCGTTCGAGCTTCACATGCTCGGGCGGGCGGCGGCCGAGGACGACTATCCCGAGGATGTCCGCCGCGAGGCCGCGGTCTGGTTTCAACGCTCGGACGAGACCGAGCGCGAAACCCTCCTGACCTCGATCATGGCGGGCCTCCCCGGCGCCTATGACCGCTATGACGTCGCCGGGCTCAAGGCCGCGCTCGCCCGCTATGACGGGCTCGACCGCGCCACGCTCCGCGCCGGTTACAAACGGTTCCTCGCGGAAGTGACGCCGGCGGCGGAGGAATTGGGCGTTCGCCTCTGCGTCCATCCCGACGATCCGCCGCGCGACATTCTCGGCCTGCCGCGCGTCGTTTCCAACGCCGACGACATCGCCTGGATCATGGCGGCGGTGGAAAGTCCGATGAACGGCCTCACGCTCTGCTCCGGCTCGCTCGGCGCCAATCCGCTGAACGACGTGCCTGAAATCGCCCGCCGCTTCGCCGACCGCATCCATTTCGCGCATCTGCGCAACGTCGCCAAGGCGCCGGACGGCTCGTTCGAAGAGGCCGCGCATCTCGACGGCGACACCGACATGGTGGCGCTGATCGCGGCGCTGCTGGACGAGGAACAGCGCAGACGAGACGCCGGCCGCGCCGACAGCGAGATTCCCTTCCGTCCGGATCACGGGCACGAATTGCTATTCGACGCCGCGCGCGGCGCGCATCCCGGCTATCCGCTGATCGGGCGCCTGCGCGGGCTGGCGGAGCTGCGCGGCGTGATCCGCGCGCTCGCGCATCAGGGCGCCTCGCCCTCCGGGCCGAACCCGCCGCGCTTCAGCGCTTCGACCGATGCGGGCGATATCTCTCCATCGTGAACGATGATGGTACAACGCTGAATGGTCTCGTCCCCCGCCTCCAGCGTCAGCGCCCGGTCGCGGAACGTCCCTACCGTGACGACGCCCCAGTCCGCGACGAACCAGGTCGCCGTCTCCCCCGCCGCCGGGCGCGGGATGACGGTCAGCCCGGCCCGCGCGCCGCCGCCGACCGGGCCGGTGAAATCCACCCATTCCGCCCCCGCCGCCGAAATCGCCGCGCCGTCCGCAACACCGCGCTCGCTGCGGATCACGCCGCCATTCGCACGCACCATCGTCTCCGCGACCCGCACATTGAAATAAGCGTGCCGCGTCGGGCCCAGCCGAACCGGGATCTCTCCCGCCGCAAGTCGCGACGAGATGTCCATCCGATAGGCGCCCTCGATCTCGCGGATCGTCGTTCTCCGCGTCTCGCGGAGCGCCAGCCGCCCTTCCGGCGCGCCCCATTCGGCCGGGCCGCGCCAGTCGATCTCCTGCGTCACGGCGAAACCCGCCGCGCCCAAGGGCGCGCCTTCGCAACTTCGCTCGATCAGCCGCCCCGGCGCGCGCCCCTGGAAAACCTCGTCGACATAGAAATTGTACTCGTAGCTCTCGACGCCACCCTCGCCCGCCGGGACCTGAAGCCCGACATGATCGGCCGCGATCCAGAGCGAGTTGTGATGCGGATGATCCGCCGGGGATTCCGCCGTCGTGGCGAACCCGGCCGGCGTCAGAACGGGGTGGCAACAGGGCCGGAAGCGCCCCGCGACAAACCCGAGAACGCGCGTTCCCCGATGAACCACATGCCGCCGCGCGGCCCGCGCCACCGCGCCGCGCGGCAGGGCGAGCCGGTCGGTCAGAAAGTCGTAGTCGTCCCTGCTCATCGAACCTCTTCGTCCCTCCGCCCGCTCGCCGGCGCCCGCGTCGCCGTTCACTTTACCCGCCCGGAGGCGCTCTCTGGTCTTGGCCCGCGCAAGCGCAGCAGCTAGGGTGGTATGGTAGTCGTCATGAAACAAGGCCACAAAGCAAAAAAGGGGAGGCGCATGAAAACCGAGTCCGCCATTCACACCGCCGTCGGCAGACGGTTCTTTCTGAAAACCGGCGCCGCCGCGCTCGCCGCGCCGGCGCTTCTCGGGCGCGCCCGCGCGCAGGAGGTCTACGTCTTCAAGATCGCCCATTCCGAGGCGATCGGCTCGCCGCTCACCAACGCCTTCCAGCGCTGGGCGGACATCCTGAACGAGCGGAGCGAAGGCCGGATCGAAGCGCAGCATTTCCCCGCCAGCCAGCTTGGCGGCCTCTCGCAACTGCTCGAAGGCAGCCGCATCGGCACGATCCAAGCGACCACCGCCGGCCCCGACAGCGAAGAGGCGATCGCGCCCGAGATCGCCGCGTTCGGCGGCGCGCCCGGCTTCATCTACAAGGACGAGGCGCATGTCGACCGGGTCCTTCAGGGCCCGCTCGGCGAGGAAGTCTCGATGATCGCCCGTGAGAAGACCGGCGTCGAATTCGTCGCTTACGGCGAAAGCGGCTTTCGCCATGTGCTGGCGAAGGAGCCGGTGACAGATCTCGCCACGCTCGAAGGCGTGAAGCTCCGCGTTCCCGAACTGCGCGTCTGGGTCGATTTCTGGAGCATGCTCGGCGCCAACCCGACGCCGCTCCCCTATTCGGAGCAGTATTCCGCGCTCTCCACCGGCGTGATCGACGGGCTGGAGTCGGATTATTTCTCCGTCCTCGGCTTCAAATGGCATGAGCAGGCGGCGCATATCACCCCGACCTATCACTGGTTCCTGCCGAAGGCCGTGCGCGTGAACGCGGCGTGGCTGGACAGCCTGCCGCCCGAACTCGCCGAGATGGTCAGGGGCGTCGCGGTCGAGGTCTTCGCCGAACAGCGGACGGAAAACCGCGCCAAGGCCGGACAGGCGCTCGAGGACCTGAAGGCGGTCGGCGTCACCGTCCACCCGTTCCCGGCCGAAGAGCGCGCGCGGTGGGAGGAAAAGACCGAACCCCTCTTCGCCGAATTCGGCTCCAAGAGCCCGAAAACCGCGGAGATGATCGCAAAGATCAGGGCGCTGGGCTGAGCGTCGTCCGGAACGGCCGGCGGGCGCGTCCCGCCGGCTTGCCGGAACGGGGCCGACGCGACGAGGGCGACGGGAGCCGAGCATGAGCGATACGGCACAATCGGCCGGCCGGGCCGCCGCGCCGCGGCCCGCCAGAGGCGGGGCCTTCGCCATCTGCGACGCGCTGCTGGAG encodes:
- a CDS encoding organic hydroperoxide resistance protein, whose translation is MPTKVLYSTSSRATGGRDGHTKSLDSAFEAKLSTPKELGGGGGDGVNPEILFASGYAACFLGAMKVVAGDVKVNVPDDANVKATVGIGPRSEGGFGLDVALEIDLPGVDAADAKKLVDQAHQVCPYSNATRNNLDVKLSLA
- a CDS encoding class I SAM-dependent methyltransferase; this translates as MPDKWTDGDAYEMYVGRWSRQTGKKFLSWLDAPRGLRWLDLGCGTGALTSQILRDCDPHSVVGVEPSEGFLTLARESISDERAKFLPGSGEKVPVNDGMVDFAVSGLVLNFIPEKEKAMAELVRSVDEGGTVAAYVWDYSGHVQFMRYFWDAAIALDPAASEKDEGVRFPICRPAALADLFSGAGLRDVATAPIDIVTPFADFDDYWTPFLSGIAPAPGYCASLDDGERQRLKRRLIETLPTDPDGMILLAARAWAVRGTR
- the ilvN gene encoding acetolactate synthase small subunit; the protein is MNALAIKKGSSRKSAYNLRPTFSDVEERHTLSVIVDNEAGVLARVIGLFSGRGYNIESLTVAETDHLGHLSRITIVTTGTPQVIEQIKAQLSRIVPVHGVHDLTVEGPAVERELALVKVAGTGEKRVEAMRLADVFRAKVVDTTLESFVFELTGDVKKIDAFVDLMRPLGLEEVARTGVAAMARGA
- a CDS encoding acetolactate synthase 3 large subunit yields the protein MSREKTGAQIVVQALKDQGVDTVFGYPGGAVLPIYDEIFQQNDIRHILVRHEQGAAHAAEGYARSTGKPGVLLVTSGPGATNAVTGLTDALMDSIPIICLSGQVPTFLIGNDAFQEADTVGITRPCTKHNWLAKDPSKLGEIIHEAFHVATSGRPGPVLIDIPKDVQFASGRYAGLKGAKPSHYQPIMKGDIAMIEEAVVLIETAERPIIYTGGGVVNSGPGASQLLRELVARTGFPITSTLMGLGCYPASGDNWLGMLGMHGAYEANLAMHGADVMICIGARFDDRITGLVEAFSPKSKKIHIDIDPSSINKNIRVDVPIVGDVGHVLEDMLKIWKARGAKTRAEGVKKWWGVIDGWRAVDCFGYAPSKTTIKPQYALQRLEALTKGRDRYVTTEVGQHQMWAAQYLGFEDPNRWMTSGGLGTMGYGLPASVGVQIAHPDALVINVAGEASWMMNMQEMSTAVQFRLPVKQFIMNNERLGMVRQWQELLHGERYSHSYSEALPDFVKLADAFGCKGIRCSDPDGLDDAIEEMLAYDGPVIFDCLVEKHENCFPMIPSGKAHNEMLLGAAETAGAIENAGAVLV
- the miaA gene encoding tRNA (adenosine(37)-N6)-dimethylallyltransferase MiaA; its protein translation is MRPLLIAGPTGAGKSAFALKAAAEGGVVVNADASQVYAGWRILTARPSAADEGLAPHRLYGHVDPARRYSVGDWLRDLALTLTEAREAGLRPVIVGGTGLYFAAATQGLAPIPQVPETVRAGVAARLTAEGLAALAHELTARDPETAATADLQNPMRVARALEVLEATGRGLASWREETGPPLIGDADRMLILPERGALYARLDRRFDAMLAEGVLEEARAMRARRLNPALPAMKAVGAPALFAHLDGEIGLDEAAERARRATRNYAKRQMTWARSRMNDWPKAESG
- the uxaC gene encoding glucuronate isomerase; translated protein: MARLDADRLFPLDERARGLARALYDEIRALPIVSPHGHTDPRWYALNEPFPDPAQLFITPDHYVFRMLFSQGVALEALGVPRIDGGPVETDGRKIWRLFAANYHLFRATPSQMWLDQAFQDVFGFDEQLSEATADAAYDHIAERLQRPDYRPRALFERFGIEVIATTESPLDDLEWHRMIRDSDWGGRVVTAYRPDAVIDPETPDFAANIVRLGEMTGEDATTWEGYLAAHRARRAFFKSMGATSTDHGHATARTEDMKQQDAAALFRKALTGDCSAAEADAFRGQMLTEMARMSLDDGLVMQIHPGSFRNHSAPIMARFGRDKGFDIPTRTDYVRALKPLLDAMGTDKRLTLILFGLDETAYSRELAPLAGVYPALRLGPAWWFFDSYEGMRRYRETVTETAGFYNTVGFNDDTRAFCSIPARHDVARRVDCAYLATLVATGRLAEEDAHEVAHDLAYRLAKQAYRL
- a CDS encoding mannitol dehydrogenase family protein, translated to MNPSAPRLARSAAARPGAGIVHLGLGAFFRAHGAFYIAEAIAKSGGDWGVVGLSLMNPAMRDRLAPQDFAYTAVDLGPEGEIPRVVEVVRDVLVARENPEAALAAMADPAIRIVSLTVTEKGYCHEPATGRLNPDHPDIVHDLANPAAPRSAPGYLVRALARRREAGLRPFTVLTCDNLPQNGRVVRSVVLDLAAAVDPALADWIAAEGRFPATMVDRIVPATSAADIARVTELTGFADAAPVVHEPFRQWVIEDDFVDGARPDLAAAGARMVKDVAAFEHMKLRMLNGAHSALSYLGYLGGHETIAETVADPVYARFVKRLWRDEIIPALTPPPGEDLHAYADALFSRFANPAIRHRTWQIAMDGSQKLPQRILGTIAENRVAGRPCPGLHLAVAAWMRYVGGVDEKDDPIDVRDPLAERLRALSDAAPDGPAKVAALLGLRQIFTPEQAAAMRDDVSAAYATLTRLGARAAIEGAA
- the uxuA gene encoding mannonate dehydratase, whose translation is MKETWRWYGGLDRIGLDEIAQTGAAGVVTALHEIPYGAIWPRETIAARRAQIEAAGFDWTVVESLPIDERIKRGEGDLGPLFANYRQSMANLAAEGVTAICYNFMPLLDWTRTDLAAPVARGGTCLRFSAPKMAAFELHMLGRAAAEDDYPEDVRREAAVWFQRSDETERETLLTSIMAGLPGAYDRYDVAGLKAALARYDGLDRATLRAGYKRFLAEVTPAAEELGVRLCVHPDDPPRDILGLPRVVSNADDIAWIMAAVESPMNGLTLCSGSLGANPLNDVPEIARRFADRIHFAHLRNVAKAPDGSFEEAAHLDGDTDMVALIAALLDEEQRRRDAGRADSEIPFRPDHGHELLFDAARGAHPGYPLIGRLRGLAELRGVIRALAHQGASPSGPNPPRFSASTDAGDISPS
- a CDS encoding DUF6807 family protein, whose product is MSRDDYDFLTDRLALPRGAVARAARRHVVHRGTRVLGFVAGRFRPCCHPVLTPAGFATTAESPADHPHHNSLWIAADHVGLQVPAGEGGVESYEYNFYVDEVFQGRAPGRLIERSCEGAPLGAAGFAVTQEIDWRGPAEWGAPEGRLALRETRRTTIREIEGAYRMDISSRLAAGEIPVRLGPTRHAYFNVRVAETMVRANGGVIRSERGVADGAAISAAGAEWVDFTGPVGGGARAGLTVIPRPAAGETATWFVADWGVVTVGTFRDRALTLEAGDETIQRCTIIVHDGEISPASVEALKRGGFGPEGEAP
- a CDS encoding TRAP transporter substrate-binding protein; this translates as MKTESAIHTAVGRRFFLKTGAAALAAPALLGRARAQEVYVFKIAHSEAIGSPLTNAFQRWADILNERSEGRIEAQHFPASQLGGLSQLLEGSRIGTIQATTAGPDSEEAIAPEIAAFGGAPGFIYKDEAHVDRVLQGPLGEEVSMIAREKTGVEFVAYGESGFRHVLAKEPVTDLATLEGVKLRVPELRVWVDFWSMLGANPTPLPYSEQYSALSTGVIDGLESDYFSVLGFKWHEQAAHITPTYHWFLPKAVRVNAAWLDSLPPELAEMVRGVAVEVFAEQRTENRAKAGQALEDLKAVGVTVHPFPAEERARWEEKTEPLFAEFGSKSPKTAEMIAKIRALG